The Rhodocytophaga rosea genome has a segment encoding these proteins:
- a CDS encoding alpha/beta hydrolase has protein sequence MKLFRLFFLFVLISSFTHSFAARVDTLTIPSAAMKKNYRAAIVLPDSYAKSKSAYPVLYLLHGGGGQFSDWLKQTPDKQLLHKLADQYQMIIITPEGEKLSGYLDSPVQKDNLFETYITKEVISKIDESYRTIRNRNGRVITGLSMGGHGALYLATRHPDLFCAAGSMSGALDLSPANWRIDPQFAERIKPGFERILGPYNSKPDYYAANSVVNMTDQMKINDVKLIIDCGVDDFLIEPNRELHRRLVYNKVVHDYTERPGGHTWDYWENSLPYHVLFFSKILKTNGVAIP, from the coding sequence ATGAAGTTGTTCCGATTATTTTTTCTATTTGTGTTAATAAGCTCTTTCACCCATTCATTTGCGGCCAGAGTAGATACCCTGACTATTCCCAGTGCGGCCATGAAGAAAAATTACCGGGCTGCTATAGTATTACCAGATTCGTATGCAAAAAGCAAATCCGCTTATCCGGTATTATATCTCTTACATGGCGGCGGCGGACAGTTCAGCGACTGGCTCAAACAAACCCCGGATAAACAGCTTTTGCACAAACTGGCCGATCAATATCAGATGATAATTATAACGCCGGAAGGTGAAAAACTGAGTGGCTACCTGGATAGCCCTGTGCAAAAAGACAACCTGTTTGAAACCTATATTACCAAAGAAGTTATCTCCAAGATTGATGAAAGCTACCGTACCATCCGCAACCGCAATGGCCGAGTAATTACTGGATTGTCGATGGGCGGACATGGCGCTTTGTATCTGGCTACCCGTCATCCTGATCTTTTTTGTGCGGCTGGCAGCATGAGTGGGGCCCTGGATTTGAGTCCGGCCAACTGGCGAATTGATCCTCAGTTTGCCGAACGGATCAAACCTGGATTTGAGCGGATTTTAGGCCCTTATAACAGTAAACCAGATTATTATGCAGCAAATTCGGTTGTAAACATGACGGACCAGATGAAAATTAATGACGTGAAGCTGATTATTGACTGTGGGGTAGATGATTTTCTGATCGAGCCGAACCGGGAACTACACCGCAGGCTGGTCTACAACAAAGTGGTACATGATTATACGGAACGTCCTGGCGGACACACCTGGGACTATTGGGAAAATTCTCTGCCCTACCATGTGCTGTTCTTCAGCAAAATTTTAAAAACCAATGGTGTAGCAATTCCTTAA
- a CDS encoding carboxylesterase/lipase family protein: MTHKLSLFTLLLLFPILAWSQNKAQSTASAQGVVAGKDVAVVQTNSGKVRGYIHNGTHTFKGIPYAKADRFMGPSKPDSWEGIRSSMTYGPVCPTDPTTTVNDEIEFSFQHNWGYTNENCLTLNVWTPKVNDNKKRPVMVWFHGGGFSAGSSVELPSYDGERLTKKDVVVVTVNHRLNVLGFLDLSGYGDKYKSSANAGLMDLVASLEWVKQNINNFGGDPNNVTIFGQSGGGGKVTSLMNAPSAKGLFHKAIVQSGSYITSFTDPSVSKLVGAAILAELKLQPSQIDSLQKISYEQLNAAGKKALRKVNDDLKAQGKSVPGFGVGWSAVLDGTFLPYQPTEPAAIELSKNIPLLVGSTKTEFGPFNPTVRNLSSMDALKTDLQKRYNSNTDAYITAVKKAYPETTSPADYANIDINFRSLAIKQANEKAAIPGAAPVYMYLFTWASPVNDGIYKSMHCMELPFVFDNIARCEEMTGGGKEAYALAEKMSSAWVNFARTGDPNHKGLPTWPKFTAQNGANMIFDNQCQVKNNHDQELLQLASGNKL, encoded by the coding sequence ATGACTCATAAACTTTCTCTCTTCACTTTACTTCTCCTGTTTCCTATTCTGGCCTGGAGCCAGAATAAAGCCCAATCAACTGCTTCTGCACAGGGGGTAGTGGCCGGAAAGGATGTAGCCGTTGTACAAACCAATTCTGGCAAAGTACGAGGCTATATTCACAATGGAACCCATACTTTCAAAGGCATTCCTTATGCCAAAGCGGATCGGTTTATGGGTCCTTCCAAACCAGATTCCTGGGAAGGCATCCGCAGTTCGATGACCTATGGCCCTGTTTGCCCCACTGATCCGACCACTACGGTGAATGACGAAATTGAATTTTCTTTCCAGCACAACTGGGGCTATACCAATGAAAACTGCCTGACGCTGAATGTCTGGACACCTAAAGTGAACGATAACAAAAAACGGCCGGTGATGGTATGGTTTCATGGCGGCGGTTTTTCGGCTGGATCTTCTGTAGAATTGCCTTCTTATGATGGGGAACGTCTGACGAAAAAAGATGTGGTGGTAGTAACTGTTAATCACCGCCTGAACGTACTCGGTTTTCTGGACCTTTCCGGCTATGGCGATAAATATAAGTCTTCTGCCAATGCCGGTTTAATGGATCTGGTGGCTTCCCTGGAATGGGTGAAACAAAATATCAACAATTTTGGTGGCGATCCTAATAATGTAACCATATTCGGCCAGTCTGGGGGCGGCGGCAAAGTTACTTCCCTGATGAATGCTCCTTCTGCCAAAGGATTATTCCATAAGGCTATTGTGCAAAGCGGAAGCTATATTACCAGTTTTACCGATCCTTCTGTTTCAAAACTGGTAGGAGCAGCAATACTGGCAGAGTTAAAACTACAGCCTTCCCAAATTGATTCTCTCCAGAAAATATCCTATGAACAATTGAATGCGGCCGGCAAAAAAGCCCTGCGTAAAGTAAATGATGACCTGAAAGCACAAGGAAAATCAGTACCAGGTTTCGGCGTAGGCTGGAGTGCTGTACTAGACGGGACTTTCCTGCCCTATCAACCGACTGAGCCAGCCGCTATTGAGTTATCTAAAAATATTCCGCTGCTAGTTGGTTCTACCAAAACAGAATTTGGTCCCTTCAATCCTACCGTAAGAAATTTATCTTCGATGGATGCGCTTAAAACAGATTTACAAAAGCGCTATAACAGCAACACAGATGCTTATATAACAGCCGTAAAGAAAGCCTATCCGGAAACTACTTCCCCTGCCGACTATGCAAATATCGATATCAACTTCCGTTCCCTAGCTATTAAACAGGCCAATGAAAAAGCGGCGATACCTGGCGCTGCGCCGGTGTACATGTATCTGTTCACCTGGGCATCTCCGGTAAATGATGGCATATACAAATCAATGCACTGCATGGAACTGCCTTTCGTGTTCGATAATATTGCCCGCTGCGAAGAAATGACCGGAGGTGGTAAAGAAGCCTATGCCCTGGCAGAAAAGATGAGCAGTGCATGGGTCAACTTTGCCAGAACTGGCGATCCTAATCATAAAGGTTTACCCACCTGGCCTAAATTTACGGCTCAAAATGGCGCCAACATGATTTTTGATAACCAGTGCCAGGTAAAAAATAATCATGATCAGGAATTACTGCAATTAGCTTCTGGCAATAAATTGTAG
- a CDS encoding carboxylesterase/lipase family protein — protein sequence MMLRSFLLLTLGFVCVMALLSFTPPIADLSTVKTEAGLVSGTKNAAGDIQIFRGIPFAAPPLEELRWKAPQPVKSWTGVKKCETFGPSPMQGEPKPFSMWSEEFLIPKEPISEDCLYLNVWTGAKSATEKRPVLVWIYGGGFSSGGTAVPIYDGEALAKKGVVFVSINYRVGIFGFFAHPELTKGSVKNASGNYGLMDQIAGLQWVQKNIAAFGGDPKNVTIAGQSAGSMSVNALVASPLAKNLFQKAIAQSGANFSRGSASLQQAEAEGEKIAKALNVASLSELRNKPAEELMKQAQGLRGPIIDGYVLPETIASIFAAGKQNKVALLTGWNENEGLMFGPMKNAADFRKNAEEQYGTQASTFLQLYPATSDSVAAASQLNLSRDMIFGVQNYTWANVQNKQGNANVYVYRFTRKVPATGEYVKYGAFHTGEVPYAYDNLKFVNRPWQPVDHELARVMSSYWVNFITSGNPNGKGLPNWPAYTVQGKQIMLLGDKPVAAPLPDAANLDFIQASMNK from the coding sequence ATGATGCTACGCTCCTTTCTGTTACTCACGCTGGGTTTCGTATGTGTGATGGCTTTACTCTCCTTTACGCCTCCAATTGCCGATCTTTCTACAGTTAAAACAGAGGCAGGCCTGGTATCCGGCACCAAAAACGCAGCCGGTGATATACAGATTTTCAGAGGAATCCCTTTTGCTGCTCCGCCCCTGGAAGAGTTACGCTGGAAAGCACCACAGCCGGTAAAATCCTGGACCGGTGTAAAAAAGTGTGAAACCTTTGGTCCCAGTCCGATGCAGGGAGAGCCTAAACCGTTTAGTATGTGGTCAGAAGAGTTTCTCATACCCAAAGAGCCTATCAGCGAAGATTGCTTGTATCTGAATGTGTGGACTGGAGCCAAATCAGCTACAGAAAAACGTCCGGTGCTGGTGTGGATTTATGGAGGCGGTTTTTCAAGCGGTGGAACGGCCGTGCCTATTTATGACGGAGAGGCACTGGCTAAAAAAGGAGTGGTATTCGTTAGTATTAATTACCGAGTAGGCATATTCGGCTTTTTCGCTCATCCAGAACTGACTAAAGGATCCGTAAAGAATGCTTCCGGAAACTACGGATTGATGGATCAGATTGCTGGGTTACAGTGGGTACAAAAAAATATTGCTGCCTTCGGAGGCGATCCTAAAAATGTCACCATTGCCGGACAGTCTGCTGGCTCGATGAGTGTAAATGCGCTGGTTGCTTCGCCTCTGGCTAAGAATCTTTTCCAGAAAGCCATTGCCCAAAGTGGGGCTAATTTTTCGAGAGGCAGTGCAAGCCTGCAACAAGCAGAAGCTGAAGGTGAGAAAATTGCAAAAGCCCTGAATGTGGCTTCGCTTTCCGAACTCAGAAATAAGCCTGCAGAAGAATTGATGAAACAAGCACAGGGATTACGGGGACCCATTATTGATGGATATGTATTGCCGGAAACCATTGCCAGCATCTTTGCGGCAGGCAAACAAAATAAAGTCGCTCTACTTACCGGCTGGAATGAAAACGAAGGATTAATGTTTGGCCCAATGAAAAATGCTGCTGATTTCCGCAAGAATGCTGAAGAACAGTATGGAACCCAGGCAAGTACTTTCCTCCAGTTGTATCCGGCTACCAGCGACTCTGTTGCGGCTGCATCACAGTTGAATTTGTCCAGAGACATGATTTTTGGGGTACAGAATTATACCTGGGCCAATGTGCAAAACAAACAGGGTAATGCAAATGTGTATGTATACCGTTTCACCAGAAAAGTACCGGCAACCGGCGAGTATGTAAAATATGGCGCTTTCCATACCGGTGAAGTTCCCTATGCCTATGATAATCTTAAATTTGTAAACCGTCCCTGGCAACCGGTAGATCATGAACTGGCCAGAGTGATGTCGTCGTACTGGGTGAATTTTATCACTTCTGGTAATCCCAACGGCAAAGGTTTGCCTAATTGGCCAGCTTATACGGTTCAAGGAAAACAGATTATGCTGTTGGGCGACAAACCAGTGGCGGCTCCTCTACCAGATGCTGCCAACTTAGATTTCATTCAAGCGAGTATGAATAAATAG
- a CDS encoding serine hydrolase domain-containing protein, which yields MKTTTLNRRDFLKQTGIGIAGLSLVTWFPGAYAHDLKKTSGLARSIPELQGLSSAQILSFIEAVEKANLGLHSLMIVRHGKVIAEGWWDPYRADLKHTLFSLSKSFTSTAIGFAVAEGKLTVEDKVVSFFPEEKPETVSENLAAMRIKDLLTMSTGHEKDTLGPLLGETQCCWVKRFLSLPVERKPGTHFLYNTGATYMLSAILQKVTNTHLLDYLIPRLFKPLGIQGADWEKDPDGIDTGGFGLRLATEDIAKFGQLYLQKGIWNGKQLLPATWIEEATSFQVDNAPPTGKTTEHDWNQGYGYQFWRCRHNAYRGDGAMGQYCIVMQEQDAVIAITSETHDMQAVMDKVWEILLPNMKNTALPQDSKAYDILKQKLASLTLLPASTNTTSPLIAAISGKRYKMKENTLHTDAVSFTFQKNNCTFKLKDAQGEHTIVCGLNQWIKAETMMPGDPPKLVPLKNKMDTSKVKVAAVGSWIDADTFMMTWNFYETPHSDVVTCHFSNDTLRMEFINSVDSKARNKKEPRLILEGQMEAMKG from the coding sequence ATGAAAACCACAACCTTAAACCGGAGAGATTTTTTAAAACAAACAGGCATAGGAATAGCCGGACTCAGTCTGGTTACCTGGTTTCCGGGCGCTTACGCCCATGACCTGAAAAAAACCAGTGGACTTGCCCGGAGTATACCAGAGTTACAAGGACTTTCTTCTGCGCAAATTCTATCATTTATTGAAGCGGTAGAAAAAGCCAATCTGGGATTACATAGCCTGATGATTGTGCGGCATGGCAAAGTGATTGCCGAAGGCTGGTGGGACCCTTACCGAGCCGATCTTAAACATACGCTATTTTCTCTGAGCAAAAGCTTTACCTCCACAGCCATTGGCTTTGCCGTAGCAGAAGGAAAGTTAACAGTAGAAGACAAAGTAGTCTCATTTTTTCCGGAAGAAAAACCAGAAACCGTGAGTGAAAACCTGGCTGCCATGCGCATTAAAGATTTGCTCACCATGTCTACTGGCCATGAGAAAGATACATTGGGTCCTTTGCTGGGCGAAACGCAGTGTTGCTGGGTAAAACGTTTTCTTTCGCTGCCAGTAGAACGCAAACCGGGTACCCACTTTTTATATAACACTGGCGCCACTTATATGCTGTCGGCCATCCTGCAGAAAGTGACCAACACGCATTTATTAGACTACCTGATACCCCGATTATTTAAACCGCTAGGCATACAGGGTGCTGACTGGGAGAAAGACCCGGATGGAATCGATACCGGAGGGTTTGGGCTTCGCCTTGCCACAGAAGATATTGCCAAATTTGGCCAGTTATATCTGCAAAAAGGCATCTGGAATGGCAAACAACTATTACCGGCAACATGGATTGAGGAGGCTACTTCTTTCCAGGTAGATAATGCGCCACCTACCGGAAAAACCACCGAGCACGACTGGAACCAGGGATATGGATACCAGTTCTGGCGGTGCCGGCACAATGCTTACCGGGGTGACGGAGCTATGGGCCAGTACTGCATTGTAATGCAAGAGCAGGACGCGGTAATTGCCATCACCAGTGAGACACATGACATGCAGGCTGTTATGGACAAGGTTTGGGAGATTCTATTGCCCAACATGAAGAATACAGCGCTTCCGCAGGATAGCAAGGCATATGATATTCTCAAACAAAAACTGGCCTCTCTTACTTTACTCCCGGCAAGCACGAATACCACTTCCCCACTCATTGCGGCTATTTCCGGAAAAAGATACAAGATGAAAGAAAATACGCTTCATACGGATGCGGTTTCATTCACCTTTCAAAAGAATAACTGCACGTTCAAATTAAAAGATGCACAGGGAGAACATACGATTGTATGTGGCTTGAATCAGTGGATAAAGGCAGAAACTATGATGCCTGGCGATCCGCCAAAACTGGTGCCCTTAAAAAATAAAATGGATACGAGCAAAGTGAAAGTGGCTGCCGTAGGTTCCTGGATAGATGCCGATACGTTCATGATGACCTGGAACTTTTACGAAACACCTCATTCAGATGTAGTTACTTGCCATTTCAGCAACGATACGTTGCGGATGGAGTTTATCAATAGTGTAGATTCTAAAGCCAGAAATAAAAAAGAACCCAGACTCATACTGGAAGGACAGATGGAAGCAATGAAAGGTTAA
- a CDS encoding CitMHS family transporter: MLAFLGLLTIVLLLILVMGKFMSPVVALIVVPIATALMGGFTAEILTFITDGIKTISTTAVMFIFAILFFGVLMDAGTFNPIISRLLKIAGNDPTRITVVTAILAMIVHLDGSGAVTFLVTIPALLPLYDALSMRRTTLATIVALSAGTMNILPWGGPTIRAATALEVQVTQLFNPLLVPVFVGLLTVLGISYFLGVKERKYVKVPEGNSSETSIKAASKLNTLVRPKLLWFNIGVIILSIAVLISAVAPPHIIFMIAFAIAISVNYPNLNDQRERIDAHAKAALLMASILFAAGCFTGILKGSGMIDAMATSAVKVIPEVVGNHLALVTGLLSMPASLLFDPDSFYFGVLPLLGTTAAHFGGESIEVGRAAIIGQMTTGFPVSPLTGSTFLLIGLTGVDLGEHQRKTIPYAFVVTMVMLFFSLLLGVIRF, translated from the coding sequence ATGCTTGCTTTTCTGGGTCTTTTGACCATTGTTCTGCTGTTAATTCTGGTGATGGGGAAATTTATGTCACCTGTAGTGGCTTTAATTGTCGTTCCTATCGCAACAGCACTCATGGGAGGCTTTACAGCGGAGATTCTGACGTTTATTACAGACGGCATAAAAACGATCTCCACTACAGCCGTTATGTTCATCTTTGCTATCTTGTTTTTTGGGGTATTGATGGATGCCGGCACCTTCAATCCCATTATTTCCAGGCTCTTAAAAATAGCAGGCAATGATCCTACCAGAATTACAGTAGTTACGGCCATCCTCGCTATGATTGTACACCTGGATGGATCTGGCGCTGTTACCTTCCTGGTAACCATACCTGCGTTGCTTCCTTTGTATGATGCGCTCAGCATGAGACGAACGACGCTGGCTACTATTGTGGCACTGTCGGCAGGAACGATGAATATTTTGCCCTGGGGCGGACCTACCATCCGGGCGGCAACAGCTTTGGAGGTTCAGGTTACACAACTGTTCAACCCTTTACTGGTACCAGTTTTTGTTGGTCTGCTTACGGTTCTGGGTATTTCTTATTTTTTAGGGGTAAAAGAAAGAAAATATGTAAAGGTGCCGGAAGGGAATAGTTCAGAAACCTCAATTAAGGCAGCATCAAAACTTAATACTTTAGTGCGTCCTAAATTATTGTGGTTTAATATAGGGGTGATTATATTATCAATTGCCGTACTGATCTCTGCTGTGGCTCCGCCGCATATTATTTTCATGATCGCCTTTGCTATTGCTATCAGTGTAAATTATCCGAATCTGAACGACCAGCGGGAACGGATAGATGCACATGCGAAAGCAGCCTTGTTGATGGCAAGTATATTATTCGCTGCTGGTTGTTTCACGGGCATCCTGAAAGGTTCTGGGATGATTGATGCCATGGCCACTTCTGCTGTAAAAGTCATCCCTGAAGTTGTAGGGAATCACCTTGCCTTGGTTACAGGTTTACTTTCGATGCCGGCCAGTCTGCTGTTCGACCCGGATTCTTTTTATTTTGGGGTCTTGCCATTGTTAGGCACTACGGCTGCTCATTTTGGAGGTGAAAGTATAGAAGTAGGCCGGGCAGCTATTATTGGTCAAATGACCACTGGTTTTCCGGTAAGTCCTCTCACTGGCTCTACCTTTCTGCTGATCGGGCTTACCGGCGTAGATTTGGGAGAACATCAGCGCAAAACCATTCCTTACGCTTTTGTTGTTACCATGGTGATGCTATTTTTCTCGCTTTTGCTGGGCGTTATTCGTTTTTGA
- a CDS encoding acyclic terpene utilization AtuA family protein: MKDKLRIGCGAGFSGDRLEPAIILAEKGDLDYLVLECLAERTIALAQKRKLQDISKGYDPLLERRIESLLLILKRNNVRLITNMGAANPIVAAQVICQIASRLGISVRVAAITGDDVFSQLTGEETALETGKPLKASGSLISANAYLGIDALVPALSTDADIIITGRVADPSLFVAPLVHEFGWSQQDYEKLGQGTVIGHLLECAGQLTGGYFADPSKKDVPDFAQLGHPIAEVSPDGTAIFSKVAGTGGLLTTATAKEQLLYEVMDPGQYITPDVVADFTGVYIQGAGVNQIKAWGGSGKQQPSTLKVSVGYAAGFVGEGEISYAGSNALGRAQLAGEVIKQRLKDSFPDLRIDYIGSTSVHRKTFGEHLAPYEVRLRVAGKASTAAQAALIGEEVEALYTNGPAGGGGARKYINEVVGIVSTLIAREKVHPTVTLLHT; encoded by the coding sequence ATGAAAGATAAACTCAGAATCGGGTGCGGCGCAGGTTTTTCGGGCGATAGATTAGAACCTGCCATTATTCTTGCCGAAAAGGGAGATCTGGATTATCTGGTGCTGGAATGTCTGGCAGAACGGACGATTGCCCTGGCGCAAAAACGGAAATTACAAGATATAAGTAAGGGTTATGATCCTTTGCTGGAACGCAGGATAGAATCCTTATTACTCATTCTTAAACGAAATAATGTTAGGTTAATCACGAATATGGGAGCGGCCAATCCGATAGTAGCTGCCCAGGTTATTTGCCAGATTGCCAGTCGTTTGGGTATTTCTGTACGTGTGGCTGCGATTACCGGCGATGATGTATTTTCGCAACTGACCGGAGAAGAAACCGCTTTGGAAACAGGCAAACCACTCAAAGCATCTGGCTCGTTAATTTCAGCGAATGCCTATTTGGGAATTGATGCCTTGGTGCCAGCCTTGTCTACAGATGCAGATATAATTATTACTGGCCGGGTGGCCGATCCATCTTTATTTGTCGCTCCTTTGGTACATGAGTTTGGATGGTCTCAACAGGATTATGAAAAGCTTGGGCAAGGAACGGTAATTGGGCATTTACTTGAATGTGCCGGACAGTTAACCGGTGGCTATTTTGCTGATCCCAGTAAAAAAGATGTTCCGGATTTTGCTCAGTTAGGTCATCCGATTGCAGAAGTTTCCCCGGATGGAACAGCAATTTTTAGCAAAGTAGCAGGAACTGGTGGTTTACTTACGACCGCTACTGCCAAAGAACAATTATTATATGAAGTAATGGACCCTGGCCAGTATATCACGCCAGATGTTGTAGCTGATTTTACAGGCGTATATATCCAGGGAGCAGGTGTTAACCAGATCAAAGCATGGGGTGGAAGTGGCAAACAGCAACCATCTACCTTAAAAGTAAGTGTAGGCTATGCAGCAGGTTTTGTGGGAGAAGGCGAAATTTCTTATGCCGGTTCCAATGCCCTAGGCCGGGCACAGTTAGCCGGTGAAGTGATTAAACAAAGGCTCAAAGATTCATTTCCTGACTTACGGATAGATTATATCGGGAGCACTTCCGTTCACCGGAAAACATTTGGCGAACATTTGGCACCCTATGAAGTTCGTTTACGGGTGGCCGGAAAGGCAAGTACAGCAGCACAGGCTGCACTCATCGGTGAGGAAGTAGAAGCGTTGTATACAAACGGCCCAGCCGGTGGTGGAGGTGCCAGAAAATATATTAATGAAGTAGTGGGAATAGTTTCTACCCTGATTGCCCGTGAGAAAGTTCATCCCACTGTTACCTTACTGCACACATGA
- a CDS encoding AtuA-related protein, whose translation MKTKLYEIAHSRAGDKGNTLTLSLIPYQAEDYPLLQQKVTTEAVKRHLQDIVAGEVTRYELPNLPALHFVCTQALMGGVTTSLTMDTHGKSLSFALLEMEIER comes from the coding sequence ATGAAAACGAAATTGTACGAGATTGCCCACAGCCGGGCAGGCGATAAAGGCAATACACTCACCTTGTCGCTTATCCCATATCAGGCGGAAGATTATCCACTGCTGCAACAAAAAGTTACAACTGAGGCTGTGAAAAGACACTTACAGGATATAGTAGCCGGAGAAGTGACCAGATATGAACTACCGAATCTACCTGCGCTGCATTTTGTTTGTACACAAGCCCTGATGGGAGGTGTTACCACTTCGTTAACTATGGACACCCACGGAAAAAGTTTGAGTTTTGCCCTGTTAGAAATGGAAATCGAAAGATAA
- a CDS encoding amidohydrolase/deacetylase family metallohydrolase → MIDPKNNINGLMDVAISDGKIVQVAKNIDARQAVQVVNAKGMYVTPGLIDIHGHVFFGTESNHYLSNGLSAVSPDGFTFRVGVTTIVDCGGAGWKNFATFKNNIIDHSQTRVLSFLNVVGEGMIGGVYEQDTDDMNAKMAAMVAKQNKEYVVGFKVAHFEGPEWTPVDRAVEAGKLADMPVIIDFGSSNPPLSIEELFMKRLRPGDIYTHAFAQFESNAREPIVDEASKKVKPFVWEAQKRGIIFDVGYGGTSFNFSQAIPAVKSGFYPNTISTDLHTGSMNGSMKDMLTIMSKFLVMGMDEASVIKASTWNPAQVIKREELGHLSVGTVADVTILNIREGTFGFFDKTGYKIEGKKKFECEMTIRSGKVVYDLNGIADPVVVKTAPQKAASTQKSSSR, encoded by the coding sequence GTGATTGATCCTAAAAATAATATCAATGGCCTGATGGACGTAGCCATTAGTGATGGGAAAATAGTGCAGGTAGCCAAAAATATAGATGCCAGACAGGCAGTTCAGGTGGTGAATGCGAAAGGAATGTATGTAACTCCGGGCTTGATTGATATTCATGGACACGTTTTTTTTGGCACCGAATCTAATCATTATCTGAGTAATGGATTGTCGGCTGTTTCGCCGGATGGCTTTACATTCCGGGTAGGCGTAACCACCATTGTAGATTGCGGAGGAGCCGGATGGAAAAATTTTGCCACATTTAAGAATAATATCATCGACCATTCTCAAACCAGGGTACTTTCCTTTTTAAACGTTGTGGGCGAAGGGATGATAGGAGGGGTGTACGAGCAGGATACCGATGACATGAATGCAAAAATGGCGGCAATGGTGGCTAAGCAGAATAAAGAGTATGTGGTTGGTTTTAAAGTGGCTCACTTTGAAGGCCCCGAATGGACACCGGTAGACCGTGCCGTAGAAGCTGGCAAACTTGCTGATATGCCGGTCATCATTGATTTTGGCAGTAGCAATCCTCCCTTGTCTATTGAAGAGTTATTCATGAAGCGCCTCCGTCCTGGAGATATATACACCCATGCTTTTGCCCAGTTTGAAAGCAATGCCCGGGAACCGATTGTAGATGAGGCAAGCAAAAAAGTAAAACCCTTTGTGTGGGAAGCGCAGAAACGGGGAATTATTTTCGATGTGGGATATGGAGGAACCAGTTTCAATTTTAGCCAGGCCATACCAGCCGTAAAAAGCGGCTTTTATCCCAATACAATCAGTACCGACCTGCATACCGGCAGCATGAATGGCTCTATGAAAGACATGCTCACTATTATGTCTAAGTTTCTGGTGATGGGAATGGACGAAGCCAGTGTAATTAAAGCCAGTACCTGGAATCCGGCACAAGTCATCAAACGGGAAGAACTAGGTCATCTGTCAGTAGGAACGGTGGCAGATGTAACAATTTTGAATATACGGGAGGGAACTTTTGGATTTTTTGACAAGACCGGCTATAAAATAGAAGGTAAAAAGAAGTTCGAGTGTGAAATGACCATCCGGTCAGGTAAAGTAGTATACGACCTGAATGGAATTGCTGATCCGGTTGTCGTAAAAACAGCTCCACAAAAAGCCGCCAGTACACAAAAAAGCAGTAGCCGGTAA